The proteins below are encoded in one region of Thermomicrobiales bacterium:
- a CDS encoding YciI family protein has product DPEKLDAYTDAEFGQIIERVQLYLEELNEHGNLIDASRLQGPSSGAVIRVRGGQMSITDGPFIETREQIAGYYLIEANDLNDAIRIAARSPSAHLGVVEVRPLKELGPR; this is encoded by the coding sequence GACCCGGAGAAACTCGATGCGTATACCGACGCAGAGTTTGGGCAGATCATAGAGCGCGTGCAGCTCTATCTCGAGGAGTTGAACGAACACGGCAACCTTATCGATGCCTCACGACTTCAGGGTCCATCGAGTGGTGCGGTCATTAGGGTTCGTGGCGGTCAGATGTCGATTACAGACGGCCCGTTCATCGAGACGCGCGAGCAAATTGCCGGCTACTACCTCATCGAAGCCAACGATCTGAACGACGCCATTCGGATCGCGGCCAGGAGCCCATCGGCCCATCTCGGAGTGGTCGAAGTCCGTCCACTCAAGGAACTCGGACCGCGCTGA
- a CDS encoding SRPBCC family protein, producing the protein MSSSENKLKAEIVSDTEITMQRSFRAPRELVYRAFTEPDLIAKWWGQRSSTTIVDKFDARVGGEWRIIQRAQDGTDYAFRGEFLELTPPSKVVQTFEFELMPGHISTDSMTLTEVEGGTLVRIDSTFASREDRDGMLQSGMEAGANESYDRLEELLATMA; encoded by the coding sequence GTGAGCAGTTCCGAGAACAAACTCAAAGCAGAAATCGTTTCCGATACCGAAATCACCATGCAGCGGTCATTCCGGGCGCCGCGTGAGTTGGTGTACCGCGCCTTTACCGAACCTGACCTGATTGCCAAATGGTGGGGGCAGCGCAGTTCCACGACGATCGTCGACAAGTTCGACGCGAGGGTCGGGGGCGAATGGCGCATTATCCAGCGTGCACAGGATGGAACCGACTATGCGTTCCGGGGCGAGTTCCTGGAGCTCACTCCGCCAAGCAAGGTCGTGCAGACCTTCGAGTTCGAACTGATGCCGGGACACATTTCGACCGATTCGATGACGTTGACCGAAGTCGAGGGGGGCACGCTGGTGCGCATCGACTCGACGTTTGCCTCGAGGGAGGATCGCGACGGCATGCTGCAGTCCGGAATGGAAGCGGGCGCCAATGAGTCGTACGACCGGCTCGAGGAATTGCTGGCGACGATGGCATAG